The DNA region CATATCGCGTTATATTACAGAACTAGAAAAGGAACCAGAAAACACAGAAACATTTTTTCGGTTTCTGTGGTGGATGCAAAGTCATGGCTATATGATCGAGCAATCAACAAGAAACCTCATCCTTAAGAACTTAAACTTAAGGAAGCACCCATTTGTAGCTGAGATGTTGGCAAAACCATATGCTATTAAACGCGCATCATGACCTTGTTGAAATCGTCTAGTTCTATTACACCTTGGTCCCATTCTGTGAGCGTGCTAGGGCATTCGTTGTCGCGTACTTGTAAATAATCTCTATCCCCAGGCAATTAGCCTAAGGAGCGGTAAACTAAAGTCTGCTTAAATGTACCATATTACGTGATTTAATGTATAGTCGTAGGAACATTTGTTGTCTTATGATATGCTCGGCTGGTTGATGCTAATACCGTTAGTCATGTTTTTTGTTTTAGCCGAGGAGCTTGCAACACTGATTTTCTTGCTTTCAACTACGATGTTGGAGAATCAATCAACCCATCTGAATCTCAATCGAAGATCAACCTATTCAATATTTGAATTTGGTTCTTAAGGCTTTGGCAAATTGAAATTCATATAATGAATATTTCAAGATTGTAGttatttatttagttaattaTAGTATTAAGCATTGACATTAATTCTTAGTTTAGTTGATTAAGTTTTATACTAATTCCTTTATGGCTTTGTCATAGCTGCAGTGGGGAATCCACATGGGAGTCCGGCAAGGGCCCATCAGGGGTCTGACCttgaaaaaaagaaatgaataagctaaaaaccctaaatttctaaaaataagcaTTTAATTTTCAAACCTGAGGTCTGATGTTGGTCATAGTTAATAACTAGAACAGAAGaattggtcaaaaaagtcaagaaGAGCTGGTCAAAAAGGGTCAACCtctgttcgcaattactaactgtGAAAAGCTTGGTTTTCCTCTGTTTGTAGTTACGAACTGCGAATAgctctttgactttttttgaccagttcAGTCTTCTATAAATACCAAAACCTTATAACtcaattcattcattcatattcACCAATTTATCATCCTAAGTTAAGGTAATTTTCCATAACTTagattaattctttattgttattgttgaattgaattattgttgattttgttaatgcttctaaatatatacaaatgaaatatacaactaaataaacatatatacatagtCAATCAAAACACACAAAAACCTAAAGCTAACGATCATCACcttcatctaccctatccaactgatctggtctcctacgcctcctacgatagtaagaggtgTTCGTGTGTCGCTCTGGTAGGGGAGGGGACTGGTATTTTGATGGTTGGGATGGCCCAGCCTGTgaggtccccgcaacgtcaCTAGGGTATGACAAGTCCATCTCCTTCAAATGAACGTCATAAggaggagatgagacgtgcacATTGGCGGTAGCCGGTGATGACTCCGCAGCGACTTCcagtatgaagtgctggaactgcgtgccgagaagcatgccatgcgcaatctccctcactgACTCCTCGTGGCTAGACCGGATCAcggccgcaccttgtgcctgcaattaatagttagttaatgtaacattatattatgtaatcggcaactgaatcatttaaatgcaaatgaagacttacgaATTGGGTCCAATCCTCAACTGGAAAGGCTAGCAATtttccactcatgtcatatttaaagcttatatttacggtacatCTAGTGGGGTCCagtccaatcttagaacatataaaacgtatAATAAAGTGATTCAAATTCATGTTCGAGTCGCATGCAAACAACCTACCTCTACCTCCAACATAATAAACTTTGCTACTACTTTCTCAaatagaaccattccaaaaacatactatattGACACGAAATAAtgccatttctacatgaatacaaacaaaatcaacatcatcatcaacttcatgccaaTACAactacattatattcatttgattataatcattttgatatataaagtaataaagtacataatgtaactaagttcatacatatataatgtacataaaattgaactaataaatcaattaataacaatatataatgtacataaaattcaaataataaatcaattaataagttcataagtaatatttctaataacaacatcaaaatttctaataatatataatgtacataacattcaactaattcaatatgctcatcaacaataatacatcaaaaaacaacaaaataaagctattaaaaaaattaaacattaccTTGATCAGTTGTGGATGAATAAGAAGAGTATAGATTTtagaactagtaacctacatttgagtaaataaccaaacttcataaaaccctaaaaaacgatatatatatatatatatatatatatatatatatatatatatatatatatatatatatatatatatatatatatatatatatatatatatatatatatatatatatatatatatatatatatatatatatatattcaaaaaacgcataaaagtttACCTTTAAGCAAACTAGAGTATCCCAAATTaaatttgaagtgccaaattgaaagaggaatgtaaaaattgatggattgaagGTAGTCTTTGATTGGTTTTTGAAAGGGAAATGTCGAGTTTTAGTAGGTTAGGGTTTTGAATTTGGGAAAAATGGGGAAGAAGAGACCAGCAGCTGTGTTAATGCTCGATggtgttcgtagttactaactgcgaataaaGTTAAACAAGTCAACTTGTTTGTTCgtagttattaactgcgaacaacttcaaaaatttaaacagtaactgcgaacagtccaAACCTCAAGTCTGAAAGTTACATGCTTATTTTTGAATGCAAGTTAAATTTTGACTTatttggtgtttttttttaatagattaGCTTATCCATTTCATTTTTTCGTCTAACCTTTGCGTCCTACTTTAATCTATTTTTGCATTTTACTTTTACAATTCGTCTTTGCAAGTTGATTTTTCGATTATGTGGCGCTTCATACGTTCTTGACTCCCTTAAGTTATATTTTCTATCTTCATCCCTGAATATTTGGTTATTAAACTAACCTACACATAAGAGCTGGGCGAAGGAGGAACATAGTAGCTAGCTACACATAAAATGAGAAATCCAATAAATATTTGTGGCGTTAGAATTGAATTAATCAATATGTAATTTTATCTTACAATCCTTTTTGAAGTACATATTTATGTATCATTATAATTTGAGCATGTTGGTTGATATTAGAGCACAAGTGCAACTCTTGGCTAAGGTTGACAGTTTAGAGGGATGATTGCAAATTTGCCAAGCAAAATTTTTACATTaaacttaaaatcataatcaagcATTCGGAAATCACAGGAGTAGGTAGAGAATTAGATCTTGTCTTAGTTGGAGAACAAGCACCACTTTTCGGGAAAGTTCTGGGTGTAATTTTCATCTTCTCCCCTTCTCTCAACCTAACTTGtaattaaaaaagaagaaaTCACATACGTAATAGTATATTGTTACCACGAATACAACCATGACAAAGCCTTAGTACCAAAAAAAACACCAAATTAAAATCCGCAGCTCTCAAACACAGATGAGACTTTGCtactactttatgcaagtttcCTTTTGTATCCAAAAGCAATCTAAATATAGCACTCAGTGCAACCAAGTAGTTCACACATCCTATCGTCAACACCTTTGCACTTTGGACAAGGTACGCCGAGAGTGGATACTTGATTTTAAACAAATATATGACTCAAAAATTTACTAAATGCTCAGCTTTTCTAGGAACGGTCTTCATTGGTCACAACTCACCTCGTAAAACTCACAAAACAGTAAAATTGTGGATCATTAGAGGCCAAGTTTGGTGAGCAGTTCACGCCATCTTGGAGTTTCTTCATCGAAAATATAGGTGAGCGGTGAAATCAGGACTCCACTGCCACCAATCTGCATTAAACAAAACCATAGATAATTCAGATACAAGGAAAAGCCAATATATTGAATATAACAGTGACAATCCAATATGCTTTAGGAAGAGGGCACCAAAGCAATGAACGAGGTAACATACAGAAGTGATTGCTCTAATTCTAACATATTCCAGAATCAACGTGTAAGCTATAGCTCTCTCTAGCTACAAAGCGATTTGTGGTCCCACGAGGCTTCTCCATCTCATTAAGCAATTTAATCCTATCACGGGTGTATATAACAAAGATGTTTAACCATAATCAATAAGAAAAGTTGATTTCAGCTACATTAGAGTTGATTAATGAATACTAAGGGTTAATAATGTAgctaaatgaaaattttgatgcatagttattttctattttctaaagatcacataaaatcaaacaaggtATGAatcacttaatggcattgggggtAATGTAATGTATCACATAAAATCGACCCACTGATCTAGGAATCAACATCCTTTCTTTAGACGAATGAATACCTTCACAAATAATAGCATTGAATAACTAACCGCAGCTGTTCATCCCTTGATATAGTGCTAAATAGGACCAAATGAAATGCAATCGTTTTTGGAGATGATCGCTCATGTTGATTTGTTTGAGTTCATGTAGTCAACCCCATATTTAGCAATTACGGGACATTGTTGTTATCATATTGATATTGCTATAAGAAGGTATGTGATGGATAAGAATGGCCCAATCATCACAAACAGCTTTGTTATGAGAGTTTGTTAAGCTGTTTTGGGGTATTCAGCAAGTCTATTATTGCTGAATTCAGTTTTGCTTTGTGCATACATAGGGATGATGTAATCCTTTCTTTTCAcagctagtcttttgagagacatatctcaagcccaacccattaaaggtTAATGCCTACTCACATTATCCTTATGTCCACTaactgtatccttaatgcctactttcaatattataaatatctacttatattattcttaatacctacttataatattttttaaaatatagaatgggccggcccaattagagatggtctctcaaagagaccgtctctcacaagtatttgtgttcttttcatgcTTGTATCGACATTTCAGTGATTAAATCACTATAAAAGATACTGGCCCGCTCGAAGAGTCCAGAGTGAATACACCGTTCACTAGATACATACTTTTTAAATCCTTTCTTTGTGTATCCGATATGCTCGAGTTTCCCACATGTGTAGGGTCTAGGTAGATGCATACTATTTAAAGCTTCCATAGCAAAGACACTGCCTCCATTTAACCTGGCTATTTCTTCTGCTCTTTCATATGGATCAAACAAAATAAGTTGAGGTGCAATGACATCAAAGGAGTCAAGGACAAACTAGCAACGTGTGTATAAAAAATCCTAAACAAAATTAATCCCAAATTAAAGCGTTAATCCCAAATGACGGAGAGAGCTACGTATATATATTGACACTTAAAATCAACCACAAAAACCTTTCTGTTAAATGCGTCACACATACCCAAACCCACGGAAGTGATTGTCTTTAATTATAGTTATTTACAACTCCAAACTTTTTTTGTGTAGTTGAATAACTTCATAAATGCAGACTAAAACCTTGTTCATCTTTATTCTTGATTTCTTTCCTTCTCTCTCCATTCCACTGAACCAAAACAACCCAACAAGCTTAACCCTAACTGAAAAATGCAGACTAAAATCTTGTTCATCTTCTAATAAGAATGTAGATTTAAATGGATAATATCATATAACAATAAACTCCACAATTCGTAGCAACTCCTCCCTGTAGATGTTTTTATCACCTTTGAAAGTCTACAATGGTTCATTGTAAAAGTATTTTATGTCAATAAATCCAAAATACATCTTGATGCTGAAATGTGCTTTTTCTATTCACCATTCCGAAGTAAGATATTGGCCTTCAGGCGACGAGCTTTTAAATTCTGACCTTCACATAATCATTATGGATTTTACGGCCAGGACCAAGGTTTATGTTGTAAAAATCTGGGTGCAAGTTAAGTCACTTCATTAAGCAAGTACTAATTGTGCAATTTTATTACAGCTCCTCAAAGGTCAAAACACATGCATGACGGAAGCATTAAAAGATGCTGCAATAGTCAGAAGCCTTCATTTCCCTAACTAGAAAGTCAAGGGTTCAATTTTATTGGTCTTTTTGTCCTGCGTTCGAACCCACCAAAAGATCGCCAAGCTCATTATTAAGAATAGTATCGTCATCAACATGGGACAAGTGAGGACACTTAGCAAGCGACATCAAGCATATTTCGTTTCGTGAGGTAGAGGACATCAATATGGTCCTGAATGAGACCCATCAACAAACAATATAGTAGCTTCCGCTTAAACTTAACACTATATGTTTCCATCTGGGAATAGTGAAAGTGTGGCATACAATATGCATCATGGcaacaaatataaattaaaaaaaaggagaaGCTTACTGCTCTTAGCTGCTTAACCGACGTATAGAGGGCCTTTTTGGGAACACATATTACTATAGCATAATAATCTGCTGACACTTTTCCATTTCTTTTGCAGAATACAGGAGAAATAGTGGGTCCCTGCAGATACAAAAAGTACTGAGAAGGTTGGTATTAAAGATTACCATAGAGATGCTGAAAAATGACACCAATTCATAAATTGCCACTCAACAAtgagtatataaaatatgaatggCCAACTTATTGCCTAATATCAAAACATATCCTTACAAGGTATTTTGGGACTAAAATGTGATTGTTTAAAGAGCAGGGGTGTCTACATCCACTATGTCAAAATCGTGTGGTCATATAAGAAATTCATGGAAACTACCACTTAGTAGAATCTTATAACATCACCTGTAGCCCAGATAAAGATGATTGGCCAAGTATTCTCTGAGCAACGTCCTCTGCGCTTTTCCCCCGCATATTTGCCGTCACCTGGCACAGAGCATGAACATAATGAGAAGATAACATAAATAAGAGGACACTGGTAGAAGGAAAAGTTTTGCACCGTAAATTGACCAGCTGCCCTCAGGTGCGCCTCAAATCTTTCTAATATCTCATGGGTTGTGTCAAGAACATCATCACGCTGGATCAAAGATTTCCTGCTTGCAACAAGCACAGCCTTGATAATTATTTGTGTCAGAATATAGCATTTGAAGTGGGGAAGGAAGCAAGGCATACAAAAAGCCTCTCAACTTGCAGAACAAAACAAAGTACCTGACTCTGCAACACAATACCACCTTCAATCTCTTTCAAATTATTCTCTCTTAAGGTTGTACCGCTACTTACAAGGTCCAAGATTGCATCAGCGATACCCATCTGGTAGACAGGGAAGAAAGTTATGTCTTAAGAATATCACAAAACTCAAGAAACTTCAGAGAAATTATGATTTCTAAATTGAGTAGTAAACAGTTCATTACTAGTATAGTATGCATCGTGGATTGCAATCTTACAGGTTCAATGTTCCACATCAATATAAAAGTCAACACTATCCCAATGCTTTTAATACTAGTGCATATTGGAAAAGTCACAAATAACAGTTTCAAAATTTTCCATGTAAATATGTCAAGCTCAAGTGTTACAGAAACACACTAACACGACACGACATAAAACAATCTTACAGCGGGGGCTGCCTCGAGTGCTCCATCAGCAGTTGAGAATGTAACATGCTTCAGCCCATTTTCTCTCATGAACTTTGGACCAAGCTGTATATGTTGAAGATAAGAGAAAATGAAATTCAATCACACGAAATCCACCAACTTTACTTGAAAGCAGACAATTGCAACTATGACACATGAAGTCATGAATGCCCCCAGATTAGTtctcaagcaaaacaaacaCCATGTTACCCACTTACTACACAAGAATACAAAATCTAACTAGCAGAATCCGATCCGAAGTCCAAAATATACTGATAACAGAATCAATGAAATGAATAGCTTTACTTACATAAGTAAAGCCAGTAGCAACACGCAGAGGTTTGTCTTCTGTCCATTGAGGCATTGCAGCAAGCTCCTTCAAAGAATTGATATTCTCAAATATGCCATACTTAGGAATCTGGAATACAAACAAAGAAAAAGTAAGATGGTTATAACAGTATGTTCAAACATCTAATCAGAAAGAAAAATATGAGACCTACTGCAAGTGATAAGTGGCACTCCCCATAATCAAGAGCATCGTGAACCATAACGAGATCTTTACTGCCCTACAGCAAAAAAATTATGTTCAGTCAAACATTTGAATATTATTTGATATTGTTTTGTACAGAATATACATACATAAGTCATAAGCCAGTGGATCCTTCTACAGTAACAGAAGGCACAACGCCTTACAGCTTTTTGCAATAGGTGGAATATAAGAGAAAACTACAGTTCCATTGCAACCAATAAGCTTATTAACCCTTCTAAGGTGAAGAATATCATCATAAgaagttttatttgtttcaatGTTATTTGAATTTGGTAGATCTACAGTTCTTATGTAGGTGAATTTAACTTTGTTTCCGAAAAAGGCGAATCAAGAGTGGATTATTGTTAGGAAGAGTGAATCCTTTTCTATTAATCAACATATCATCATAAATAGATTCGTTGGCTAGTCAGGCCATTAAGTTCTTAAGAGCCCTTTGCTTTCTTTCATATGTAGTTGTTTGAAATCAAGCAATCGCTATAGGTTCAGCAAATAGTTCAGAAAGCATCCCTATAGTTTACATGTAAGCCACATACGAAAAAATTCTAATCAAACCTATTTTATCATCCCTAAATCATCAAGAATCACTGTATTTCGCAAAAGATAATATAAGGCACCTTGGTCATACCTCCTTAACGCATACCTATTAGTGCTACTTATAGTGTAATTTATGCAAGAACAAGTGTGGCATTCAGATAGGGTTTATGGAATTGGACTTAAATTAGGTCATCTCAGATCACGCCCATTCGGGTTAATGTCATCATTAAATTTAGTTTGTTCGTGGAAAGATTCATGTTAAATTTTTTATGCACTGGTTAAAAACAAATTCATATGATTTTGCATCAGGAATGGGGTCAGCATTCAAACTCgaaaaaactaattatatggTCGCTTCAATATACAGCTGGAAGCTCTAGCATAGCAAGTCTGTAACATACTTGAAGGCTTGAAGATGAAGCTACTAGTTTCAAGCtaataaaacagaaaatattttaagtatttattGAGCCTGGTAGACCTTAAATCCAAGTATTTTAGCAGTTTGTggatttttttcaaataatttatttacatcatataaaaataattatttccaACAGATTTTCAGGTAGGAAACTAGGCAAGTACACCCTCTGTACCATAATGGCTTATACATATTACTTTTTAGGCCGTCCCAATTTAATTGATACATTTTCTTTTAGTGAAATTTTCCCTAATTAAGCCTAAAATCTAacctattttaaaaaaactacactatattttaataaattcacTACTTGACTGTATTTATGTTATCCAGCCTAACTTTTCAACACCCAACTCTATGCTTCAAAAAAAAGAGCCAAAACCGTTATTTATCTATTAATTTGGGAAAGAATCAACAAGTGAGCATTTAACTAATGAATCATACAACAATTGAACAAACTTGTCAAAAGAAGATTCTTCGCATAAACTTTATATACTTCAAAGTTTTACAAACTTCACTACAAAAGGTAAAGTGCAATTCTTTGAAGAACCCAAGAAGTATTTACCATGCGACTTTAGCATCAAATCAGCTAGAAGACAAAAATCAgctgataataatgataaaaggTTTAATACTCTTGTTAACAATTACGATTATAAATAACTAGAGAAAGGAACTTCAAAGGTTTTCATTAAAAACATCTAAATTAGATATATATAGCAAGTGAGCTGACATGCCCTAAGGTGCATGAAATTGAATTTGACACTTCAAAGTATAGAAACTTACCTGTCCATACTCACTTAGAGTATCAAACCCTACAATTCCCAGATCCAAATCTCCAGATAGCAGCTTCCTCACAATATCTTTTGGCCGTTGAAACCACACTTCCACATTTGAAAGCTAAAAGGAGACATATATCAAGATTAGCATCATTAAAGGGTAGTAGGGAAACTTTTAAGACAAACTAATTAGTTAAATGCATCACAATTTCAAATAAATCCCCAAAAGTAAAGCGAAACAACAGAAAATGAGACAAGGCTTATCAATTATAGTGACGGGAGTCACATTCTAAAGATTGCAAGAGCAAAGCACAAAATATATTCAAAGCTCCCTACCTTTTTCATTCAAGTAATTGGGTAAGGGGCGAATATCAATATTCCACTATAATAAACTAATGACTAATGAGATCTTCAATATCCATAAAGCTTATTTTTTGTCATGACTCGGGTCAAAAGGTCTAAGGGCATTATCGACATTTCATATTAATTAGTCTTTGTACTTTGTAATTAGAATAGTTGTTATCTTTTAGTTGTCTTTTGGGGGCTTAGGCTATATATAAAGCCACCCTTGTAATAATTGTTTAGTTTTTGATTAATTGAATGATAAGAAAAGTCCTATGGGAGTTAGTGGGCAGACTCGAAGTGTCCATTCTATTTCTATCCAATTTCGGTAACGGGTCCGGCTGATTTGTTACAGTTTTCTTCAGAAAAAAAGTTCTAACAAGTAAAAACAGTAAAatccatttaaaaaatataatgtaaaatgtaaaatctttgtactccctccgtccatggattttgctacatttttcattttggtcccTCCTATGACATTTGCTACATTTCTATTTGTGGCCATGAACCACATTCTCTTTAATTTTCATCTACACATTTAAACTATCTTCTCATTTCATCTGCCCATTTCTTTCACTTCCCCATAAATCACACTTTATTACTCACTTTTAACCCTTGGTTATCTCACCTTTTGTCCTTGTAGCAAATGCTAcaaaacagagggagtaataaTTAAACATTAGCAGATTTCAGTTAGAATGGAGAAAATTCAATGTTGGTCAGATTTCGGATCAATAAATTCAGTTGAGCAAAAATCAAGTGAGAATAACAAGACCTCATATCATAGAAGTCTTATTCTCCTTATGTACATTTCCTTCAGCCAAAAACAAACATTCCTACTTTCTGTTCTGAGATATCTCTTATAAACATTAATAAGCACCAACTCCATTGTATTGCCCACAATTCCTTCTTTTAATATCAATAGACCATTATAAATCCACTTATTAACAATTTACCAACAAATGGAATACACCGTGCAAAATATATATCACATAATGTTTTCAAAAAAACAGTTAGATGGTCAACTTAAAAAAAGCTATAAAccttttaaataaactaagaacaTGAACAGAAATTCCAGGTGAATAGTGATTCATTCTTCTACACTCCCTCCGTCCCATTCCTTTagcactatttactattttggtTTGTCCCTCTCcttttgcatcatttctatttttggacaatagccccactttcttttaatcttatctatTCATTGGGACGGAATAATATATGTGAAAACAGTATCTTCAAAACAGTGTCACacaaatcaacaaaaaacaGTGTAACACCCTTGGATATGATGAAAGTGGCCAACCTCAGTTTTGAAAAGCTTGAAACGCAACGGGCTACCTATACCTCGCCTATTGGGGAAAAAATTTCTGGCAAATATACGTGGTTTCTTATATTTATAGGATTTGGTACTTGGGCTGCAGCATGAAATGACTTCCCTAAGCATTGGCTGCAGCACCCAAGTGTTTTTTAAAACTAAGTGGGCTGCTCACTGCCCTTTTCACTTTATCTCCCACAATCCTCTCGTTTCTCCTGCATCCTTATTTCATTTTTCCTTTCTTACTCTTCTTTTCTCCATTTTGGGTCTTATTATTCTTGTTAGttaaaaaaatcacataaaagtAGATCTTTGGTAAAAGTTAATAATTCTTTGTTCACTTTATGAATTCGATTATTAAAATGGCGTTAGGAAAATCTCATTGATGAAAAACTGatctataaaattttataagaatgtgcttttattgattttatgttcttttatatacttttgtatataaacaaaaatatattggACTCAGATTCAAACCTTAGACTCACCAGACCCTATGGATATGGCATAGGGTACTAGTTTTTCAAACCCTATGCATTTGGATCCAGGTCcagtccaacaaaaaaaaatagaaatcaaAGGATCCTACCCAACTTCGACTCATGTCCATCTCTAACCCAAAGGCTGACACATTTGCAGTGTCCAAAGCGTCGGGGATCTTTAGAGCCTTGGGGCTTCAAGACTAAGGATAAATTAGGGTACGGTAAAATTGAATCTACAATGGCAATGGTGACGTTTATAGAAGATCTcattaattgatttgttttaattcgTATTGTTGATTTATCATCTTAGGATTAAggtgataataatataatactatTCCAATGTTTTCCAACATTTGTTCCCTTAGTGCGTAGTGTCCCAAATCTTTCATAAAATGCTCAAAATTCTTGGGTTAGCTTTGTAGGTTGGCATCAGGTGGGCAGGTTAACGTTGGTGTTGAAATGCTCAAGTACAATTGGGAATGGACGGAAAATGTCAATATCAATAGCAAAAGGAGGGAATATGTCATAAATTTGATATGGGTTTGGAAAATTGAAAACCCTACCTCTAGATGTTTGCTAATTAATAATCTGGATTAGGATTCATGAACTGGATAAACCATAAATATTGTATGTACTAGTTAAGTGTTAGGAAACCCATTAGGATTCATTCGAACATTTAGCATGTGAAGACAAGCCACTAGCAAGAGGAGTCACGTAGACACTTGTGCATGTGAAGATAACTATGTCTTGCAAATCATACAAACTTAGAAAGTTGCATAGGATAGAGTTCTAGCTTGTGACCACACGTGCATCCTAATATGTGTCCGCACAACATATTGGGAAAGATCATACGCATAGCATATTAAGGCATGATTATGAGGCTAGGTACAACACATGTTACAAATGAgtgttaaaatataacatgagAGAGAATTGAAAACAAGAAGACCAAGTTatcactacctttttgagcttCCCTTTCTCCTCTCAAAGCTCAAGTTGTGCACCTCTTTGCGAGTATCATCACGTTATCACAAACTACTATATGCTAGACAtgtttattactccctcctatttggtttacttgtcccatttgatttttcaacactattaatcaatcactcttattatgtgatttgttcttaatctataagttataacatagtcatgtgggatcttg from Amaranthus tricolor cultivar Red isolate AtriRed21 chromosome 3, ASM2621246v1, whole genome shotgun sequence includes:
- the LOC130808974 gene encoding ATP phosphoribosyltransferase 1, chloroplastic-like; translated protein: MATMLQPFLQQPPSLTPFLHAKTPISESSSRFSLKFGIFACRQTSPSPSVSTSPSPMDVVNGNADLNSAPRSQIRLGLPSKGRMASDTLDLLKDCQLSVRQVNPRQYVAQIPQLSNVEVWFQRPKDIVRKLLSGDLDLGIVGFDTLSEYGQGSKDLVMVHDALDYGECHLSLAIPKYGIFENINSLKELAAMPQWTEDKPLRVATGFTYLGPKFMRENGLKHVTFSTADGALEAAPAMGIADAILDLVSSGTTLRENNLKEIEGGIVLQSQAVLVASRKSLIQRDDVLDTTHEILERFEAHLRAAGQFTVTANMRGKSAEDVAQRILGQSSLSGLQGPTISPVFCKRNGKVSADYYAIVICVPKKALYTSVKQLRAIGGSGVLISPLTYIFDEETPRWRELLTKLGL